The Anolis carolinensis isolate JA03-04 chromosome 2, rAnoCar3.1.pri, whole genome shotgun sequence genome has a window encoding:
- the sec11c gene encoding signal peptidase complex catalytic subunit SEC11C isoform X2 — translation MDIFGDLRRMNKRQLYYQVLNFAMIVSSALMIWKGLIVITGSESPIVVVLSGSMEPAFHRGDLLFLTNFRDDPIRAGEIVVFKVEGRDIPIVHRVIKVHEKFLPYVGMVTIIMNDYPKFKYALLAVMGAYVLLKRES, via the exons ATGGATATATTTGGAGACCTGCGGCGAATGAACAAGCGCCAG CTCTATTACCAAGTTTTAAATTTTGCTATGATTGTGTCTTCGGCATTAATGATCTGGAAAGGCCTCATCGTTATCACTGGAAGTGAGAGCCCCATTGTAGTAGTACTCAG TGGCAGCATGGAGCCAGCCTTCCACAGAGGAGACCTACTGTTCTTGACAAACTTCAGAGATGACCCCATCAGGGCTGGGGAAATCGTGGTTTTTAAAGTCGAAGGCAGAGATATTCCAATTGTGCACAGAGTAATCAAGGTTCATGAAAA GTTTTTGCCATATGTTGGAATGGTGACCATAATAATGAATGACTATCCAAAATTTAAG TACGCTCTCCTGGCAGTAATGGGTGCATATGTACTACTGAAACGAGAATCATAG
- the sec11c gene encoding signal peptidase complex catalytic subunit SEC11C isoform X1, with the protein MDIFGDLRRMNKRQLYYQVLNFAMIVSSALMIWKGLIVITGSESPIVVVLSGSMEPAFHRGDLLFLTNFRDDPIRAGEIVVFKVEGRDIPIVHRVIKVHEKENGNIKFLTKGDNNDVDDRGLYKEGQNWLEKKDVVGRARGFLPYVGMVTIIMNDYPKFKYALLAVMGAYVLLKRES; encoded by the exons ATGGATATATTTGGAGACCTGCGGCGAATGAACAAGCGCCAG CTCTATTACCAAGTTTTAAATTTTGCTATGATTGTGTCTTCGGCATTAATGATCTGGAAAGGCCTCATCGTTATCACTGGAAGTGAGAGCCCCATTGTAGTAGTACTCAG TGGCAGCATGGAGCCAGCCTTCCACAGAGGAGACCTACTGTTCTTGACAAACTTCAGAGATGACCCCATCAGGGCTGGGGAAATCGTGGTTTTTAAAGTCGAAGGCAGAGATATTCCAATTGTGCACAGAGTAATCAAGGTTCATGAAAA AGAAAATGGCAACATAAAATTTCTGACCAAGGGGGATAATAATGATGTTGATGACAGAGGCTTGTACAAAGAAGGACAGAACTGGCTGGAAAAGAAGGACGTCGTAGGCAGGGCACGGGG GTTTTTGCCATATGTTGGAATGGTGACCATAATAATGAATGACTATCCAAAATTTAAG TACGCTCTCCTGGCAGTAATGGGTGCATATGTACTACTGAAACGAGAATCATAG